A region from the Drosophila takahashii strain IR98-3 E-12201 chromosome 2L, DtakHiC1v2, whole genome shotgun sequence genome encodes:
- the LOC108063156 gene encoding uncharacterized protein isoform X2, whose translation MCQKDNEAGVTLTLLKDISDEELKEAIPKLEKEHGITLLKKSILSEADRNWIINSIVEEAINNYITIKVKDFPSLVDEICRIFPSEKSNKEFYYISRDKYKCPTGKLYSRYKNKRFQFSKTHPESRNNNNSGSHNSRTDAQTHTSIGTKVDEAVAQSLKAILKRDCADWHDVCEKWEQTFHIRQKDLHQLSGADFVKAWPRLSHAQAPELINIDFKQIYPKKVHALVSKWDDFKRKVLPLYDRKIKNDVCKEKLSQEKSAIKEDAQDFLIFILLNAVLPPSARFENEQGKKTKKLTIADAKDSVLMRLACLNDYQRQIDKKVALHYSEGSTLQPFIIVHGSSDTDLEGFYVYFDENLFKFDSFLISIDTCFKIFNGYGLKYPKPCEQAWTVIQKFNYEIDTKFDKKSPDLTSNLNFLNSQD comes from the exons AAAAAGAGCATGGAATAACATTGCTTAAGAAAAGCATTCTTTCGGAAGCTGATCGCAATTGGATTATCAACTCAATAGTGGAGGAGGCCATCAATAATTACATAACTATTAAAGTTAAAGACTTCCCGAGCTTGGTAGATGAAATTTGCCGTATATTTCCAAGCGAAAAGTCGAACAAG gagttttattatataagTCGTGACAAGTATAAGTGTCCGACAGGGAAGCTTTACTCGCGCTATAAAAATAAGCGCTTTCAGTTCTCCAAAACCCATCCTGAATCGAGGAACAATAACAATTCTGGTTCACACAACAGCAGAACTGACGCCCAAACCCATACTTCCATTGGTACTAAAGTTGATGAAGCAGTTGCCCAGTCGTTGAAAGCGATTCTAAAACGAGACTGTGCGGACTGGCATGACGTTTGCGAAAAGTGGGAACAAACTTTCCATATTCGGCAAAAGGACTTACATCAATTAAGTGGTGCGGATTTTGTTAAAGCTTGGCCGAGACTTAGCCACGCCCAAGCACCTGAATTG aTAAACATCgactttaaacaaatatatccGAAAAAAGTGCATGCTTTGGTTTCTAAATGGGACGACTTTAAGCGAAAGGTGCTTCCTCTATATgacaggaaaataaaaaacgatgTCTGCAAAGAAAAGCTTAGCCAAGAAAAGTCGGCAATAAAAGAAG ATGCCCaagattttttgatttttattttgcttaatgCTGTGCTGCCACCGTCAGCGCGTTTTGAAAATGAACAAGGGAAGAAGACCAAGAAGCTTACCATAGCAGACGCGAAGGATAGCGTGTTGATGCGATTAGCTTGCCTAAACGATTATCAGCGACAAATTGACAAAAAGGTTGCACTTCACTACTCCGAGGGATCTACACTTCAACCATTTATCATCGTTCACGGTTCTTCGGATACAGATCTCGAGGGTTTTTATGTGTATTTTGatgaaaatctttttaaatttgattccTTTCTTATAAGTATCGATACTTGCTTCAAAATTTTCAACGGTTACGGTCTTAAATATCCGAAGCCTTGCGAGCAAGCCTGGACAGTGatccaaaaatttaattatgagaTAGACACTAAGTTTGATAAGAAATCGCCAGATCTGACAagtaatttaaactttttgaatAGTCAAGATTAa
- the LOC108063156 gene encoding uncharacterized protein isoform X3, translating into MCQKDNEAGVTLTLLKDISDEELKEAIPKLEHGITLLKKSILSEADRNWIINSIVEEAINNYITIKVKDFPSLVDEICRIFPSEKSNKEFYYISRDKYKCPTGKLYSRYKNKRFQFSKTHPESRNNNNSGSHNSRTDAQTHTSIGTKVDEAVAQSLKAILKRDCADWHDVCEKWEQTFHIRQKDLHQLSGADFVKAWPRLSHAQAPELINIDFKQIYPKKVHALVSKWDDFKRKVLPLYDRKIKNDVCKEKLSQEKSAIKEDAQDFLIFILLNAVLPPSARFENEQGKKTKKLTIADAKDSVLMRLACLNDYQRQIDKKVALHYSEGSTLQPFIIVHGSSDTDLEGFYVYFDENLFKFDSFLISIDTCFKIFNGYGLKYPKPCEQAWTVIQKFNYEIDTKFDKKSPDLTSNLNFLNSQD; encoded by the exons AGCATGGAATAACATTGCTTAAGAAAAGCATTCTTTCGGAAGCTGATCGCAATTGGATTATCAACTCAATAGTGGAGGAGGCCATCAATAATTACATAACTATTAAAGTTAAAGACTTCCCGAGCTTGGTAGATGAAATTTGCCGTATATTTCCAAGCGAAAAGTCGAACAAG gagttttattatataagTCGTGACAAGTATAAGTGTCCGACAGGGAAGCTTTACTCGCGCTATAAAAATAAGCGCTTTCAGTTCTCCAAAACCCATCCTGAATCGAGGAACAATAACAATTCTGGTTCACACAACAGCAGAACTGACGCCCAAACCCATACTTCCATTGGTACTAAAGTTGATGAAGCAGTTGCCCAGTCGTTGAAAGCGATTCTAAAACGAGACTGTGCGGACTGGCATGACGTTTGCGAAAAGTGGGAACAAACTTTCCATATTCGGCAAAAGGACTTACATCAATTAAGTGGTGCGGATTTTGTTAAAGCTTGGCCGAGACTTAGCCACGCCCAAGCACCTGAATTG aTAAACATCgactttaaacaaatatatccGAAAAAAGTGCATGCTTTGGTTTCTAAATGGGACGACTTTAAGCGAAAGGTGCTTCCTCTATATgacaggaaaataaaaaacgatgTCTGCAAAGAAAAGCTTAGCCAAGAAAAGTCGGCAATAAAAGAAG ATGCCCaagattttttgatttttattttgcttaatgCTGTGCTGCCACCGTCAGCGCGTTTTGAAAATGAACAAGGGAAGAAGACCAAGAAGCTTACCATAGCAGACGCGAAGGATAGCGTGTTGATGCGATTAGCTTGCCTAAACGATTATCAGCGACAAATTGACAAAAAGGTTGCACTTCACTACTCCGAGGGATCTACACTTCAACCATTTATCATCGTTCACGGTTCTTCGGATACAGATCTCGAGGGTTTTTATGTGTATTTTGatgaaaatctttttaaatttgattccTTTCTTATAAGTATCGATACTTGCTTCAAAATTTTCAACGGTTACGGTCTTAAATATCCGAAGCCTTGCGAGCAAGCCTGGACAGTGatccaaaaatttaattatgagaTAGACACTAAGTTTGATAAGAAATCGCCAGATCTGACAagtaatttaaactttttgaatAGTCAAGATTAa
- the LOC138914817 gene encoding uncharacterized protein: protein MPTGIAGDATADENRVIFLKRKATALFNRVERLVDSLSSAALTSCDESGLHVRLELIDELQGTFKKVLGELEELDFEEIESDLSEKFDDILVLLKSSVRSEISKRASQLLSHSTLADGITPGAFGLQQRQPRHRATLLPPLELPKFAGGYANWSDFYSMFTTIIDSHPDLTNIEKLQHLRSCLRDTALETIRSLEISDGNYAIALDLLQNRFDNRRLVFQAHITEILGIKAVQSGSVSTLRELSDKFNAHIRALKGLGTTEQIAGCIIVQILFQKLDPASQAKWEERLEDPAFVNLIPTWESMASFLEQRCRTLETMDFAMANYAPGIQSRFQKTPLIWMC from the exons aTGCCTACGGGAATTGCTGGAGATGCTACCGCTGATGAAAACAgggtgatatttttaaagcgcAAGGCAACTGCTTTATTTAATAGAGTGGAGCGTTTAGTGGATTCCCTTTCAAGTGCGGCGTTAACTTCATGCGACGAATCCGGGCTCCACGTGAGGTTGGAGCTGATTGATGAGCTTCAAGGAACATTTAAAAAGGTTCTTGGTGAGCTCGAAGAATTGGATTTCGAGGAAATTGAAAGTGATTTGAGTGAAAAATTTGATGACATTCTCGTACTTTTGAAGTCATCTGTTCGATCCGAAATTTCAAAGCGCGCCTCACAGCTCCTTTCGCACTCAACTCTTGCTGACGGCATCACTCCCGGAGCTTTCGGCCTCCAGCAGCGTCAGCCTCGACATAGGGCAACATTACTGCCTCCACTTGAGCTTCCAAAATTCGCTGGAGGTTATGCAAATTGGTCTGATTTTTATTCTATGTTTACCACTATCATAGATAGTCACCCTGATCTCACCAACATAGAAAAGCTGCAGCATCTACGATCATGCCTGAGGGATACTGCGTTGGAAACTATTCGCTCGCTGGAAATTTCGGACGGCAACTACGCAATTGCTTTGGATTTACTGCAAAATAGATTTGATAATCGTCGTTTGGTTTTTCAGGCACACATTACTGAGATCCTGGGAATAAAGGCGGTGCAGAGTGGTTCCGTTTCGACACTTCGGGAGCTGTCGGATAAATTCAACGCTCATATCCGCGCTCTTAAGGGGCTGGGCACGACGGAACAAATTGCAGGATGCATCATCGTCCAAATCCTGTTCCAAAAATTGGATCCGGCAAGTCAGGCCAAGTGGGAAGAGCGTTTAGAGGACCCTGCCTTCGTCAACTTAATTCCTACTTGGGAGTCAATGGCATCATTTCTGGAGCAGCGGTGCAGGACGTTGGAGACGATGGATTTTGCCATGGCAAACTATGCGCCGGGCATTCAG TCTCGATTTCAGAAAACCCCGCTGATCTGGATGTGTTAA